One Photobacterium sp. TY1-4 genomic window carries:
- a CDS encoding c-type cytochrome: protein MMKKVILGGVLLAATSASAMPFEKPEDAIHYRQSAFSMIAANFGNMADMVKGRQDWDQAKFSQRALFVSQLTMMPGEAFEMKGSDKGETKARPEIWSDWDGFSAKLNKFQSDMANLAKVSTEGDQRATMKAFGVAAKNCKSCHSDYKYR from the coding sequence ATGATGAAGAAAGTAATACTAGGTGGTGTGTTACTCGCAGCAACCAGTGCTTCAGCGATGCCGTTTGAGAAGCCGGAAGATGCCATTCACTACCGTCAGTCGGCCTTCAGCATGATTGCAGCGAATTTCGGTAATATGGCTGACATGGTCAAAGGTCGTCAAGACTGGGACCAGGCAAAGTTCAGCCAGCGGGCGCTGTTTGTGTCGCAGCTGACGATGATGCCGGGCGAAGCCTTTGAAATGAAGGGCTCAGATAAAGGTGAGACCAAAGCACGTCCGGAAATCTGGTCGGATTGGGACGGTTTCTCTGCCAAACTGAACAAGTTCCAGTCAGATATGGCGAACCTGGCAAAAGTGTCTACCGAAGGTGATCAGCGTGCGACCATGAAAGCGTTTGGCGTTGCTGCGAAAAACTGCAAGTCTTGCCACAGCGATTATAAATACCGCTAA
- a CDS encoding cytochrome b/b6 domain-containing protein: MKTPTPIWDGFVRGYHWLQALSVVGLWYTGTEGLMDWHFAIAYLLLALLLTRLLWGLIGSDTARFHHFVHSPGKVIDYLRSIRRNTGDATPVVGHNPAGGYMVITFFLLLGFQLTSGLFANDDIVSEGPLARYVSADTSSLFTLLHALNFNLILAAIGLHLGAIMLYLFKKENLIKPMIVGTKPLPAASAPKLRNGLLGWVIFAGIGAVLYVNFAQDIIPYLF, from the coding sequence ATGAAAACACCAACGCCGATTTGGGACGGTTTTGTTCGCGGTTACCATTGGCTTCAGGCACTGTCCGTGGTTGGCTTGTGGTATACCGGTACCGAGGGTTTGATGGACTGGCATTTTGCCATTGCCTACCTGCTCCTGGCCCTCTTGCTGACCCGGTTACTGTGGGGGCTGATTGGCAGCGATACTGCGCGCTTTCACCATTTTGTCCATTCACCCGGTAAAGTGATTGATTATTTACGGTCCATCCGCCGCAATACCGGCGACGCGACACCCGTTGTCGGCCACAATCCCGCTGGCGGCTACATGGTGATCACGTTCTTCCTGCTGCTGGGTTTCCAGCTCACCAGCGGATTGTTCGCCAATGACGATATTGTCTCTGAAGGACCACTGGCCCGGTATGTGTCGGCCGATACCAGCAGTTTGTTCACTCTGCTCCATGCCCTGAACTTCAATCTGATTCTGGCTGCCATCGGATTACATCTGGGGGCAATCATGCTGTATTTATTCAAAAAGGAAAACCTGATCAAGCCGATGATTGTCGGAACCAAACCACTGCCGGCAGCATCAGCACCTAAACTCCGCAACGGCCTGCTAGGTTGGGTGATTTTCGCTGGAATTGGCGCTGTACTCTATGTCAACTTTGCTCAGGACATCATCCCTTACCTGTTCTGA